One part of the Tunicatimonas pelagia genome encodes these proteins:
- a CDS encoding TolC family protein, which yields MFEKILRYATSPLEKGGKGDLKKNHHNSNFHKTTKFAFIFFLLSLFSLATQAQENILTLEEAIQTGLENNFSVKIARNDQEVANNNLSPGNAGMLPNLDVLAIRNFDVQDSELDFASGDGQTVENARSNATTLSSVVSWTIFDGTRMFATYNKLKEIQQASNLDAQVTLENLVADIASAYYTVILEQELLTVIQSALELSDIRKQLAKTQYEVGRTSKLEYLAAQADYNADTSAFISQRQQMYNAKVDLNTLLARPSDAEFSVPDQIDANLELRLAGLKEKMLSANPQLLRARQEENIAYLTNRELRADRLPTISVDGGYNYATSEAEAGFVLARQSDGFAYGVTARWNLFNGFNKNRLIQNAQIAMETQQYATQDLRLQLESGLEKTFINYTNSIQLIELETENEAIALERAEIALERYRLGNTNSLELREAQRIAVAASGRLLDAVYSTKIAEIELMRLSGKLASSSY from the coding sequence GTGTTTGAAAAAATATTGCGATATGCGACATCCCCCTTAGAAAAAGGGGGTAAGGGGGATTTAAAAAAAAATCACCATAATTCTAATTTTCACAAGACTACTAAGTTTGCCTTTATATTCTTTTTACTCTCTCTATTTTCTTTAGCCACTCAAGCCCAGGAAAACATCCTTACACTAGAAGAAGCCATCCAAACCGGACTAGAAAATAACTTCTCAGTGAAGATTGCCCGTAACGATCAAGAAGTTGCCAACAATAATTTATCCCCAGGAAACGCTGGAATGTTACCCAATTTAGATGTGCTAGCGATTCGGAATTTTGATGTGCAAGACTCAGAACTAGACTTTGCTAGTGGAGATGGACAAACCGTTGAAAACGCTCGTTCAAACGCTACGACGCTTTCCTCAGTCGTAAGTTGGACAATCTTCGATGGTACTCGAATGTTCGCTACCTATAATAAATTAAAAGAGATACAGCAGGCTAGTAATTTGGATGCTCAAGTTACTTTGGAAAATCTGGTGGCAGATATTGCCTCGGCGTACTACACCGTTATTTTAGAGCAAGAGCTACTTACAGTCATTCAAAGTGCATTAGAACTTTCGGATATTCGTAAGCAACTGGCCAAAACGCAGTACGAAGTAGGTCGTACATCTAAATTGGAATACTTGGCTGCTCAAGCCGATTATAATGCTGATACCTCGGCTTTCATTAGTCAACGTCAGCAGATGTACAATGCTAAAGTAGATTTAAATACTCTATTGGCTCGCCCATCGGACGCCGAGTTTTCAGTACCTGACCAGATTGATGCTAACTTAGAGCTTCGTTTAGCGGGACTTAAAGAAAAGATGCTTAGTGCCAATCCCCAATTGCTCCGGGCACGGCAGGAAGAAAACATCGCTTATTTAACCAATCGGGAGCTTCGCGCTGACCGTCTACCTACCATTAGTGTTGATGGAGGATATAATTATGCTACCTCCGAAGCGGAGGCTGGCTTTGTACTAGCCCGACAGTCAGATGGCTTTGCTTACGGAGTCACTGCCCGCTGGAATTTGTTTAATGGCTTCAACAAGAACCGTCTTATCCAAAATGCCCAGATCGCTATGGAAACTCAGCAGTACGCTACCCAAGATTTACGGCTGCAATTGGAATCGGGTCTAGAAAAAACGTTTATCAATTACACCAATAGTATTCAACTCATCGAGTTGGAAACGGAAAATGAAGCTATCGCCCTAGAGCGAGCTGAAATTGCTCTGGAACGTTACCGCTTAGGAAATACTAATTCCCTAGAACTACGCGAAGCCCAACGCATTGCCGTAGCCGCCTCCGGTCGCCTCCTCGATGCGGTCTACTCCACTAAAATCGCCGAAATAGAACTTATGCGACTAAGCGGGAAACTGGCAAGCAGTAGCTATTAA
- a CDS encoding NAD(P)H-quinone oxidoreductase, whose protein sequence is MKAILIKSPGKADQLYLGEYETPKPASDEVLVKVHATALNRADILQREGKYPPPEGASPILGLEMSGEVVEVGAQVDKWKIGDKVFGLLSGGGYAEYAVIHQDMAMAIPDNLSFEEAAAIPEVFMTAFQAVHWLGKLQTNERILIHAGASGVGTAAIQLAREMQAGDIIVTASQAKHATCQDLGAHYTIDYKNQDFKKEVKGITDGEGVDVIIDFVAAPYFERNISVLRTDGRLIMLALLGGTHLEQFNLGNLLRKRIQILASTLRSRSRDYQIRLTKAFAEFAILRFQDSRLRPVIDQIMDWQEVKAAHQRMESNQNIGKIVLRIGKS, encoded by the coding sequence ATGAAAGCTATCCTTATCAAATCACCTGGAAAAGCCGATCAACTTTATTTGGGAGAATACGAAACTCCCAAACCTGCCTCAGATGAAGTATTGGTAAAAGTTCACGCTACCGCGCTGAACCGAGCTGATATTTTGCAGCGGGAAGGTAAGTACCCTCCGCCGGAAGGGGCTTCACCAATTTTAGGTCTGGAAATGAGCGGCGAGGTTGTGGAAGTAGGGGCGCAAGTAGATAAGTGGAAAATTGGTGACAAAGTATTTGGGTTACTGTCCGGAGGTGGCTACGCCGAATATGCTGTCATCCACCAGGATATGGCAATGGCGATTCCTGATAATTTATCCTTTGAAGAAGCGGCCGCTATTCCTGAAGTATTTATGACCGCTTTTCAGGCGGTACACTGGCTGGGAAAGCTACAAACCAATGAACGAATTCTGATTCACGCCGGTGCCAGTGGGGTAGGAACCGCAGCTATTCAACTCGCCAGAGAGATGCAGGCGGGAGATATTATCGTCACGGCTTCGCAGGCTAAACACGCCACCTGTCAAGATTTAGGAGCGCACTACACCATTGACTACAAAAACCAGGATTTTAAGAAAGAAGTGAAGGGAATTACCGACGGGGAAGGGGTAGACGTGATTATTGATTTTGTTGCCGCTCCCTACTTTGAGCGCAATATTTCGGTATTACGTACTGACGGACGGTTGATTATGCTAGCGTTACTGGGTGGAACCCATCTGGAGCAATTTAACTTAGGGAATTTACTGCGTAAACGAATCCAAATACTGGCATCTACCCTTCGTTCCCGCAGTCGCGACTATCAGATTCGTCTGACTAAAGCCTTTGCTGAATTTGCTATTCTACGTTTTCAAGATAGTCGGCTGCGTCCGGTTATTGATCAGATTATGGACTGGCAAGAGGTGAAAGCAGCGCATCAGCGAATGGAATCCAACCAAAACATCGGTAAAATTGTCTTAAGAATTGGTAAATCTTAA